A single window of Acinetobacter wuhouensis DNA harbors:
- a CDS encoding DUF2239 family protein, protein MNSETLYSAFHGNTRIITDTLFKVALTIKEIDNHQSNILIFNDQTGQQIDLDVSGSEQDLKQRYAEIEEVKKVGRPKLGVISREITLQQKHWNWLDQQNASASAVIRKLIDQELNNPASESNIMLAKQAVDRFMSAMIGNMPNYEEATRALYQGNKTAFLELIQDYPTDLKAYLEQQSAHAF, encoded by the coding sequence ATGAACAGTGAAACACTTTATTCCGCCTTTCATGGCAATACCCGAATCATCACGGACACCTTGTTTAAAGTTGCCTTGACGATAAAAGAAATTGACAATCATCAATCCAACATTTTGATTTTTAACGATCAAACTGGTCAGCAAATTGATCTGGACGTGTCTGGCTCAGAGCAAGATTTAAAGCAACGCTATGCTGAAATTGAAGAAGTTAAAAAGGTAGGACGTCCAAAGTTAGGGGTCATTTCCCGTGAAATTACGTTGCAACAAAAACATTGGAATTGGTTGGATCAACAAAATGCGAGTGCCTCAGCAGTGATTCGTAAATTGATTGATCAAGAGCTGAATAATCCTGCATCTGAAAGCAACATCATGTTGGCGAAACAAGCGGTGGATCGCTTTATGTCTGCGATGATAGGCAATATGCCGAACTATGAAGAAGCCACTCGCGCTCTATATCAAGGCAATAAAACCGCCTTTCTTGAGCTCATTCAAGACTATCCAACCGATTTAAAAGCCTATTTAGAGCAGCAATCAGCTCATGCATTTTAA
- a CDS encoding TetR/AcrR family transcriptional regulator — MKSHQAKDKILDAAKTLFYKDGIHATGINTITDQAGVAKMSLYNNFPSKADLVEAYIESRNIEWQALYATRMETAHTPLDKILAVFDAYRDHAESAVDNGFRGCGMLNAAAEFPAHSPERDAVKLLKEGIEQLLIEHLSELFSDSAQIQYIATMLSFLLEGSIARAGLECSSDKLIMVRKMAEDLIQTQLQLTAK, encoded by the coding sequence ATGAAATCACATCAAGCTAAAGATAAAATTTTGGATGCAGCTAAAACTTTATTCTACAAAGATGGCATTCATGCGACAGGTATCAATACCATTACGGATCAAGCTGGCGTTGCCAAAATGTCGCTGTATAACAACTTTCCGTCCAAAGCTGATTTGGTTGAAGCCTATATCGAGTCACGCAATATCGAATGGCAAGCCTTGTATGCAACACGCATGGAAACAGCACATACACCTTTAGACAAAATTTTAGCGGTGTTTGATGCCTATCGTGACCATGCAGAATCGGCTGTGGACAATGGTTTCCGTGGTTGTGGCATGCTCAATGCCGCAGCGGAATTTCCTGCACACAGCCCTGAACGTGATGCAGTGAAATTGCTCAAAGAAGGTATCGAGCAATTATTAATTGAACATTTAAGTGAATTATTTTCAGATTCTGCGCAGATTCAGTACATCGCCACCATGTTGTCTTTTCTGCTTGAGGGTTCAATCGCCCGTGCAGGTTTGGAGTGTTCAAGTGACAAGCTAATTATGGTTCGGAAAATGGCGGAAGATCTGATACAGACTCAACTTCAACTTACAGCGAAATAG